The Lentzea guizhouensis genome contains a region encoding:
- a CDS encoding ABC transporter ATP-binding protein, protein MALALDSITVRYGRTTAVSGVSLDVADGEVVALLGPSGCGKSTLLRTVAGLEKPSSGAVRWDDADLAGVPVHRREFGLVFQDGQLFPHRSVAGNVAFGLRMKGVDREERDKRVVSLLELVGLDGYADRRVTQLSGGEQQRVALARALAPSPRLLLLDEPLSALDRALREQLAVDLARLLRESATTALVVTHDHDEAFTLADRVAIMSRGRVVQVGPPARVWSSPVDVETAKFLGCNKFVPGSFVGLDAARVGLRAAALRVDADGPLEGTVLERVHRRDHVRLLVEIDGEEYEAVGPVSVGDRVRLAIDLNGVARVG, encoded by the coding sequence ATGGCACTGGCACTCGACTCGATCACCGTCCGCTATGGACGGACGACCGCCGTGTCCGGGGTGTCCCTGGACGTCGCGGACGGCGAGGTCGTGGCGTTGCTCGGGCCGTCCGGCTGCGGCAAGTCGACGCTGCTGCGCACGGTCGCGGGGCTGGAGAAGCCGTCGTCCGGGGCGGTGCGGTGGGACGACGCCGACCTCGCCGGGGTGCCGGTGCACCGGCGCGAGTTCGGGCTGGTGTTCCAGGACGGGCAGCTGTTCCCGCACCGGTCGGTCGCCGGGAACGTGGCGTTCGGGCTGCGGATGAAGGGTGTCGACCGCGAGGAACGCGACAAGCGGGTGGTGTCGCTGCTGGAGCTGGTCGGGCTGGACGGGTACGCGGATCGTCGCGTGACCCAGCTGTCGGGCGGTGAGCAACAACGGGTCGCGCTGGCACGGGCGTTGGCGCCGTCGCCGCGGCTGCTGCTGCTGGACGAGCCGCTGTCGGCACTGGACCGGGCGTTGCGCGAGCAGCTCGCGGTGGACCTGGCGCGGTTGCTGCGCGAGTCGGCGACGACCGCGCTGGTGGTGACGCACGACCACGACGAGGCGTTCACGCTGGCCGACCGGGTGGCGATCATGTCGCGCGGCCGGGTCGTGCAGGTCGGTCCGCCGGCGCGGGTGTGGTCGTCGCCGGTCGACGTGGAGACGGCGAAGTTCCTGGGGTGCAACAAGTTCGTGCCGGGCTCGTTCGTCGGGCTGGACGCGGCGCGGGTCGGGTTGCGGGCGGCGGCGTTGCGGGTGGACGCGGACGGGCCGTTGGAGGGCACCGTGCTGGAACGGGTGCACCGGCGTGACCACGTGCGGCTGCTGGTGGAGATCGACGGCGAGGAGTACGAGGCGGTCGGACCGGTGTCGGTCGGTGACCGGGTGCGGCTCGCAATTGACTTGAACGGGGTCGCGCGCGTCGGGTAG